ATCATCAGAATGTATTCGAGCGAGGCGGCGCCGTCGTTGAATTTTCCTGCctccttttggaaagcaaTCATGTAGGGTTCAAAGAAGACGGTGAAAATGGCTAAGACTACAGTCGTGCCCCACCAAACGCTATAGGCAGTCATCCAAGGAAAAATGAGGCCGGTAATTTCGGCCTCCTGGACAAGGCGCCGGGAGGAGCCGGTCGACTTTTCTCCGCGAACGCCATTCGGTCTCGTGCTCAGGACTTTGCGGACACTCGAACGATCCAGTGGCATAGTCAACTCAGCGTACTCTTGTTGTTTAGCAACACTTTTCTTAGCCTCAAGTGGAAACCTTTGATGTTATTTACGATGCCTGATCGTTTCGTACAATTCTTCAGCATCTCCATCCAAAAttaccttactgttagcgtCCAATAATTTTCGTCGAATCCTCCCTTATTTTTCACCGAACTTGTATCCACACGGTTCATAGGACCATCATGAAGTTTGCTTGTCTTCCGTAATTTTACTGCGAATTTGTCGAACGAACAACTTTCGAAACGTCATCTTCTGTTCTAAAAAAAAACCTTTCACCGTTTTCGgggcttcttcttcatctttcaTAATTATACTCCGCTGAATGTCAGAAAGTCCGTTGTGGCGACAAAAAATACCAGAATTAACACCCCACTTGTCCGACATTCCAGTGTTTACTGACCAAACAACATATACTGTAAacatatttacagttaacacATTAGAACGAATGCTAGCTGCAAAAGACTTGTTCTTATCGCTACCATCGCCCTCTCAGAGTACATTGTCAACAACTGATCATTGCTATTGCTCTACTAATGTAAACGTCGAGAGCTATTCTATTTCAACGCGCTCGCCAATTTTGATCCCTTTGAAGTCACCTTCTTGTTGCAGTTCGAATCCAAACGTTTGACAGAAAAAGGAATATTCAGAGAGTAGTGCGTGAGATATGTGATTCGACTGCCGAAACCCATGCTGTTCTCCTTTGTACAGAATCAAAGTTGAAGGCAGACCCTTTTTCCGATGTGCCGCGTACATGGTCTCAGCCTGGCTGGGTGGAACAACCTTGTCTTCGTCACCTTGCAAAAGGATTGCGGGGCAAGTCAGTTGGTCTAGGTGTAAAATGGGACAACGAGCGTCGAAcatttccttggcttcgGGGTAAGGTCCAATCAACCCTTCCAAGTAGCGGCTTTCGAACTTGTGCGTTTCGTCAGCCAATAGAGACAGGTCGCCAATGCCGTACAAGGAAGCTCCAGCTCGAAACGTGTTGGTAAACGTTAATGCTGCCAATGTGGTGTATCCGCCGGCACTGCGTCCATCAATACAGATCCAGTTCGCATTGGCCTTTTTCTGCAGGACGCAATACAAAGCTGCGTGTTTAACGTCGTCCACATCTAGAAGACCCCAGTTTCCCAATAGAGACTGCCGATAGGCCTTGCCGTAACCTGTACTCCCACCGTAGTCAACATCCAACACGGCAAAGCCGCGACTCGTCCAAAACTGCACATCGAGTCGAAACGTTGTGGACGTTCGCGCGGTTGGTCCGCCGTGAGCTTTGACGAGTAGAGGCGGGGCGAACTCTGGATCGGCTTGGAGTGCCGAATGCAAATTGGTAGGTGGGTAGTCGTATGCGTAGCGAAACCCTACACCAATATCTGACGACGGCGCCTGAATGGCACCTCCACCATATTCGTGTACCGCGGACCGTACGTTGGCCGTTTCCGGTGTTGGCCCGTTCGTGTTGCCCGTGTGTGGGTCCCCACGTCCGACCTCCGTTCTGCGGGTCCGTACAACCGTAGAAGACGGTACGTGCAGGGTCCGTGGTGGCAGCGGGTTGCTTGTGGCAACGCGGCGCGCAACTCGGTCAAGGTCACGCCAGAGCTAGCGACCGTGGCCGTCGTAATCGGAGAGTCCACTCGCGTCAAACGCCGTGTCGACGGGGACTGCGGGGACGCCAGACACGGAGTCATTCTGTTTCACGTTTTCTCacacttttttgtttctttcaTTGCTCGAACATTGTGTGACGCCAGATCGTATGGTGCGACGGCAGCAAGAGTCTCAACACTGCGACGACTGACGACTAGAGGTGTAGATTGCGACGAGCGGTGTCTGTCTTCCATCTATCATCGTTCCGTCCGGATGTTCGAATGTCAACAATTGTGCTTAGAATACCGGTGAATCGGGGATACACGGGATGGACatgattcactgtcacttcAGACTGTCTCTCGACATAACCGGCCTGCCATTTGCATCTATTTTTATCTACGGACAGGGGAAACTCGTGTCTTGTCGTCCAAAGGTCTCACACGGGACTCCTGGGAATGCAGAGAGACGGCCGAACGATATATCCAAGCTCACTCTGGCGCACGCGTTCTTTGTGGGAAAAGGCGAACTCGTTACCCAACGCTGCCATGTGGGTTCCCGACGGTGCGAGTAGGTACCGGTAGACGAGTAAGGGGTCGCTCGACTGGCCCTATCGAGCAGCGTCTCACTGGACTCACCCGAGTGCCCTATTTTGGGAATACCGACGCTTGTTCCGTTGTCGGGACCAATTTTGTCAGTCCGTCGGCGCATACCACACCGTGTCGAGCTCTGGCACGTTCCATCCCGGGGGAACCAACAACCCGACCAGTGAACTTTTAACTCTAACCAAGAATGGTGCGAAGAACAACGAGATCGGCGGCCAGTTTCGTCCTGGTGATGGTTGCCATAGGTACTACCGTATGTCCTCCAGCGAGCTCCTTCGTCCTTCGGCCGTGTCGAGTGTTGTTTCCGGCGAACGCGCCTGTACGCACCACTCGCGCACCCACAACGCTCCCCGCCCTACTCTCACGTCCAGGCTTGACGGACCGCCACGGCGGCACCGCACCAGCCAAAAGCTCCGTTACCGTAATTGACCCGGTTACCGACTGTGAAGTTGTCCTCCTGGGTTGCTTTCACGGGGCTCCGTCGTCCAGTGCGGATGTGGAGGCGTGCTTGGTGGACACCGATGCGCACCACCAACCCAATCCGACGGACGTGATAGTCCTCGAGCTCTGCGCCACGCGCTTTACGGATCTACGACGAAATGTCCTGGCTGTGGACGAAAAGAACAATGCCGTTCCCACCGATTCGGCGTCTTGGTGGACTTGGTTCGTGGGTATGGTCCGTCAAACGGGAAAGACCAGGGGTTGGTCGACCGGACTGGCAGCCGCCATTCTAGGTGTCGTGAGCGGTATGCAAACCGCCCTCTCGGGTTTAGAACCCGGTTTAGAATTCGCTACAGCGTTCCGGATTGCGGCCAAGCGCGAGGTCGATATCGTATTGGCGGATCAACCCGTCGAAGAAACCTTGACTCGCATTGGAAATTTGCCTCGAGGGAGTCTGGAATTGTGGAAAGACTGGTGGCACAACGGATGGGAGAATTCCTTCGGTCCGGAAGCCAGCTCGTTGGTCACTGCCTTGGCGGGCGACACTTCCAACGCGGTGCCGCAAGTCACCCTCTGGGGATTTTTGACACGCAGCGAAGCAGCCTTACGAGATCTAGCGCGATTGATTATTCCTCCGTTCGTCGTGCTGCAGTCAATGGTACTCGTCATTGATCAAGCCGCTGAGTCACTGTTCCCGGGAAACTTGGAATTGACGACCGTACCGGAAACGGACAGTCTAGCGACAGTGCTAGTCGTGATCTCGGCCAACGTGATCAGTCTTGCCCTAGGGTACGTGGCGGTCGCTTTGCCTGCCGCCAAGGTCATCTTGCGGGAACGAGACGACACGTTGACGGTCGGTATTCGGGAAGCCTGTCGTGTGGCCCAGGCATCCGCTGCCGCAGAGAACCGACGTGGTCGTGTAGTGGCGGTGTTGGGACTCCTCCACGTGAACGGTGTCGCTCAGcgcctttccaaaaagtacgCCACGGTGGAACACCAGAGTATTGATAACCTGTCCGGTCAAGTCCCGACGACGCCCCTGGTGGAAAACGAGATTTCTGCTACTGGAAGGCAGCGAACGCGAGATAGGTAGAGAAGCCGCAAACTGTGCTTTGTAGCTCTTCCACGCCTCGGGACCACAATGGTGAAACTACAGAAATGACATAATATTAATGTACCGAAGTGTTCTTTCTACAGGCGTTTGTGAAAATCTCTATCGACCGTCAACTGCAGAGATTTACGAATTGACATGGTTCATGTTTGCCTCAAAATTCCGTTGCCGCGCCGGCCATGGTGAGAGTATCGAGGGCAATGGCATTCTGGATTTGCAGCATATACAAGTCGCTACGGACGCTTTCGAGCTCGGCCGTCCACCGAGATGCCAGCGCAAGGACTTTTCTGTACGGATCGGTACAATCGTAGCTACTGGTctcgtcattgtcaccacCACGAGTAGGTACCGTAAGTTGGTGCGTGCTCGTACTCGCGGTAGAGAATTGGTCGGCGGCATTGCTGGTGATCGCATTCTCACAATTCGTTGTAGCGATGGGCGAAATACCGGAACGTAAGTTCTCGCACGGGTTCAGGCAGTCGTCGTTCTTGGGAATCGGAGAAGACatgttgaaaaggaagcgGTTTCGGTTTATTGTGAATGTAAGCAAAAAAAAACTGGGCCCAGCAATGCCAAAGGACGTTCATATCGTTGAGGTTTGTGCGTTTTGACTCCTCTATTTCCGGGTTTTCTCGTTTCGGTCGCACAGGTTGTACGACTTACTATCACTTCCGTTTCGGCGCGAAATTTTCTTTCCCGTCAGGTCCCGTTTTTACTAACAATACGGCATGTGCTTCTTGCGTTCGCTAACTGTTAGTATCTCTTCAACTCGAGCCTTTGTGCGGTTGCTACTCTGGCTGACATAAGCATTGTAAAACAACAAATAAAAGATGATAAATAGGCAACACTGTGGAGTCGAGAAGAATAGAGCCTTTTTAAAATTAAACTGCTTTCCACTAATTGTGAGTGTGAAACATTCTATTTTGATACACTGGCCAACGCGTTGGCCATGATTGCGTCGGCGTCAAGCTTGAACGTTCCAAAATGTTTGGAAGGTCCTGGTTTGGGTAGATTCGCAACCCATTCGCGAATAAACTCCATATCGGCTTCGTACTGCGCCCGCATAGTGACTCGCCGATCAGTTGTTTTGGTTTCATTACTGCGAGCGGTTACTTCCGCGTCCGTTAGGAATGCCACATCGACATCGTTCCCGGTTGTCAACAAGCTTTTGGGTGGATCCTTCGTTTGCTGTAAAAGTGCCAGCAAggcgtcggcgtcgtcctTGAGAGCTCTGGGTGGCGGTGCTCCTTTGGCGTCTTCCACTGTTTCTCCCCACGGTGTAGCACCGTCATCCGAGAAAAAGGGCAGCAACTCATCTTTCCCCGTATCATTATTACTGCCACGAAACAAAGGTTGCAATTTTGAAGTTGCCGGCGGCGGGGCCAGAGTCGAATCATTGGTATTGAGGAAAGACCCACCGACGACGTGAAAGGCGTGCGGGTCCTGGCCTTGAAATCCTTGTTCAAACAAATGAGGGTTCCCGTCGTACGTGATTTTTCGCCCCAAGAGACGTTCGTTAACGGCGAACATATCGTCTTCCGACCATCTGGATACTTCTCCGGGCGCAGCTAGTCCACTGGTGACCAGGCCGTCGCCATCCCGCACTTTACCGCGAGAATCGCGACCTCTGGAGTTGTTGCCGGAACGCTTGGGTGTACCCTTTTTACGAGCATTCGATCGGCCCGTCGACTTGTCGCGCGAAGACTTTGTGCGTTGAGCAATCCATCGTCTCAGTTGGGACAAAAAGGGAAATACCGCATACGAAGATTTCGGTATCTTATCCACGCGGTACCAGGCTACCTTGGCGACCTCCTTACGTGCCACGGGCAGGAACGGAAAGTCTTCCGGAACACCGTGACAGACATAGCAGGTTCGGCGTTTACCATTGTCTTCTTGAAAAATCAGAGCGTCCTGTTCCTGCAAAGATTTCCAGGTAATCTTCGCAGGATCCGTCGCTTTCCAGGAAGCGGTTTGTCCAAACACACAGTTGGGATCGAACCCTGTCTCTTCGTAGGTTTCACGGGCTGCGGCGGTCAATCCATCTTCGCCCTGGTTGATCTTTCCAGCTGGAAAGGTGAACGTCTTTCCATTCCATACTAAATTGAAAGAAGCAAACGGCAGTCAGAAATCAGGCAGAAAAGCGACCAAAAGAGAGAAAACTCGTACCGGGGACGCATGAGATCCCGCCCAACACTAACCTTGACACAAAATAACTTTAGTGTAATCCACTGACAAGAGAATGCATCCGTAGTTAGATATTCCGCGCTTGTACTGCGAAAACTCCGCCCACATGGATCCGAATTTGTGGGACTCCGGTAGCATTTCCGAATAGGCGAACATTTTCTGGGCAAAGGGTTTGAAACTGGAAAACCGAGGCAAAACTTTCTCTGGATGAGGATCACAGATCCAATCTTCGTAGAACCACCATGCTTGTTCCAGTTGGAAGAAAAGTCGGTCGGCTGTTTCGAGTTCCGAGGGCGGCAAATTCAGAATAAAGCGGGTGTGCACATCTTCGAGCGCTTCTTGATAGTCTGCGGAAGCGTAGGGATCGCCCCCGCCGGAGTCCGATTTTTCCGAAACGTCCGAGTCCTTCCGCTGTGGTTGCTTCTGTGATGCCATGCTCGGGGAAGGATTGTTGCAACGAAGACAACGAATAACAAATAGTCCGTCGTAGTTGTTCTTGCGGTGGTACTGTCGTTTGGGACCCAGAAAACGTTCTTGTCACAAACCCAGATGTCCGACCTTCACAGTCGTTTGCGACACTGTCATTCTAATGAAAGTCGGTCTAATATGCAAGAAAGGTTATCCTTGATTCTGTCTGTCGTATCGACAAAGCCTGAGATTTCCGGGTTTAAATCTTTCTAGGTGCGGTACGTACGTTAACAGGCGCAACACCGATGAGAAACAATGGCACActcgttgactgtgagatcgTGTACTGCTTGTGAGAAACGGCACCGACCAAGAAATCGGCATCCTTCGTGTCCAACACCATGAAGATTCCATGGCACCGCGCTTTGGTGACTCGGACAACGACTCGTCAGTCTGGGACCGGTTACGGGGCTGGAGCGTTTCGGAGAAAGAgcgtgtcgtcgtcggctgcCGCCGGCTCGGCTCGGGCGGAACTCGCTCGGTACGAT
The sequence above is a segment of the Phaeodactylum tricornutum CCAP 1055/1 chromosome 10, whole genome shotgun sequence genome. Coding sequences within it:
- a CDS encoding predicted protein, whose product is MWVPDGATSHWTHPSALFWEYRRLFRCRDQFCQSVGAYHTVSSSGTFHPGGTNNPTSELLTLTKNGAKNNEIGGQFRPGDGCHRYYRMSSSELLRPSAVSSVVSGERACLTDRHGGTAPAKSSVTVIDPVTDCEVVLLGCFHGAPSSSADVEACLVDTDAHHQPNPTDVIVLELCATRFTDLRRNVLAVDEKNNAVPTDSASWWTWFVGMVRQTGKTRGWSTGLAAAILGVVSGMQTALSGLEPGLEFATAFRIAAKREVDIVLADQPVEETLTRIGNLPRGSLELWKDWWHNGWENSFGPEASSLVTALAGDTSNAVPQVTLWGFLTRSEAALRDLARLIIPPFVVLQSMVLVIDQAAESLFPGNLELTTVPETDSLATVLVVISANVISLALGYVAVALPAAKVILRERDDTLTVGIREACRVAQASAAAENRRGRVVAVLGLLHVNGVAQRLSKKYATVEHQSIDNLSGQVPTTPLVENEISATGRQRTRDR
- a CDS encoding predicted protein — protein: MSSPIPKNDDCLNPCENLRSGISPIATTNCENAITSNAADQFSTASTSTHQLTVPTRGGDNDETSSYDCTDPYRKVLALASRWTAELESVRSDLYMLQIQNAIALDTLTMAGAATEF
- a CDS encoding predicted protein, which encodes MASQKQPQRKDSDVSEKSDSGGGDPYASADYQEALEDVHTRFILNLPPSELETADRLFFQLEQAWWFYEDWICDPHPEKVLPRFSSFKPFAQKMFAYSEMLPESHKFGSMWAEFSQYKRGISNYGCILLSVDYTKVILCQVWNGKTFTFPAGKINQGEDGLTAAARETYEETGFDPNCVFGQTASWKATDPAKITWKSLQEQDALIFQEDNGKRRTCYVCHGVPEDFPFLPVARKEVAKVAWYRVDKIPKSSYAVFPFLSQLRRWIAQRTKSSRDKSTGRSNARKKGTPKRSGNNSRGRDSRGKVRDGDGLVTSGLAAPGEVSRWSEDDMFAVNERLLGRKITYDGNPHLFEQGFQGQDPHAFHVVGGSFLNTNDSTLAPPPATSKLQPLFRGSNNDTGKDELLPFFSDDGATPWGETVEDAKGAPPPRALKDDADALLALLQQTKDPPKSLLTTGNDVDVAFLTDAEVTARSNETKTTDRRVTMRAQYEADMEFIREWVANLPKPGPSKHFGTFKLDADAIMANALASVSK